In Scyliorhinus canicula chromosome 8, sScyCan1.1, whole genome shotgun sequence, one DNA window encodes the following:
- the fem1c gene encoding protein fem-1 homolog C, with protein sequence LILIIFPLFKGNTALHDCAESGSLEIMKLLLQYGAKMEKDGYGMTPLLSASVTGHTNIVDFLTQHPQTSKIERIDALELLGATFVDKKRDLLGAMKYWKKAMDMRYSETNVLTKPEPQELIMAYDYAKEVTSGEELEALIADPDEMRMQALLIRERILGPSHPDTSYYIRYRGAVYADSGNFERCINLWKYALDMQQNNLDPLSPMTASSLLSFAELFSFMLQDRTKGVLGTSVSFNDLIGILSKSVFEIDRAMKQVQTPPDLIQLSKALSIILHLICLLEKVKCSSEQEYLKRQTIYRFLKLNSRGKTGFSPLHLAVDKDTTSVGRYPVCKFPSLQVTAMLLECGADFNARDFEDNSPLHIAARNNHPEIMNLLIKAGAHFDTTNSHKQTACDLLDEKEMGKNLIQPINHTTLQCLAASAIVKHQLVYKGQIPEKLEAFILLHR encoded by the coding sequence ttgattttaattatttttcccctttttaaagGAAACACAGCTTTACATGATTGTGCTGAGTCTGGAAGCCTGGAGATTATGAAGCTGTTGCTCCAATATGGAGCCAAAATGGAGAAAGATGGTTATGGAATGACTCCATTGCTTTCAGCCAGTGTGACTGGTCACACTAACATTGTGGACTTCTTGACCCAGCACCCACAAACAAGTAAAATTGAACGTATTGACGCCCTTGAGTTGCTAGGAGCCACATTTGTGGACAAGAAGAGAGACTTGTTGGGAGCTATGAAATACTGGAAGAAAGCTATGGACATGCGATACAGTGAGACTAATGTCCTCACTAAACCAGAGCCTCAGGAGTTGATAATGGCTTATGATTATGCCAAAGAAGTAACTTCTGGAGAGGAACTGGAAGCCTTGATTGCTGACCCCGATGAAATGAGGATGCAGGCTCTTTTGATCAGAGAAAGAATTCTAGGTCCTTCACACCCTGATACCTCTTACTACATAAGATACAGGGGTGCAGTCTATGCTGATTCTGGCAATTTTGAAAGGTGTATCAACTTGTGGAAATATGCATTGGACATGCAGCAGAACAATCTGGATCCACTGAGTCCAATGACAGCGAGCAGCTTGCTGTCTTTTGCTGAACTTTTTTCTTTTATGTTGCAAGATCGGACAAAAGGTGTATTAGGAACTTCTGTGTCCTTCAATGATTTGATTGGAATATTGAGCAAAAGTGTCTTTGAAATAGACAGAGCCATGAAGCAGGTACAGACCCCTCCTGACTTGATACAGTTGAGCAAAGCGCTCTCAATAATCCTGCATCTCATCTGTTTGTTGGAGAAAGTGAAATGTAGCTCTGAGCAAGAGTATCTCAAGCGGCAAACTATCTATAGATTTTTAAAACTGAACTCTAGAGGAAAAACTGGGTTTTCCCCACTTCATCTCGCAGTTGATAAAGACACTACTTCTGTAGGTCGCTATCCGGTTTGTAAATTTCCATCTTTGCAAGTCACTGCAATGTTGCTGGAATGTGGAGCAGATTTCAATGCAAGAGACTTTGAAGACAACAGCCCATTGCACATTGCAGCACGTAACAATCATCCTGAGATCATGAATCTTCTCATTAAGGCTGGTGCACACTTTGACACCACAAACTCCCATAAACAGACTGCCTGCGATTTACTAGATGAGAAGGAAATGGGAAAAAACttaattcagcccatcaaccaTACAACTTTGCAGTGTCTTGCTGCCTCTGCCATAGTAAAACACCAATTAGTTTACAAAGGACAAATCCCAGAAAAACTGGAGGCTTTCATTTTGCTCCATAGATGA